AAGGCTTTGGTATTCAACTCACTTCCCAAAGGCTATGATCATTCAATTTATGCTTTTATAAAGGGGATTATTCCTATTGGTAGGGTTCTTAAAATAAATAATGAAGATGGCGCAAATATTATAACTTTTAACAATTAAGGGGGCTTTATGGCTGGAGAAGAAGAAAAATTATTAATTGATGAAGAAGAAACAGTTCAA
This is a stretch of genomic DNA from Borreliella afzelii. It encodes these proteins:
- a CDS encoding DUF735 family protein — its product is KALVFNSLPKGYDHSIYAFIKGIIPIGRVLKINNEDGANIITFNN